A window of Infirmifilum lucidum contains these coding sequences:
- a CDS encoding 50S ribosomal protein L30e has translation MSSADFVRELQTALKTGKATLGYRSTLKAVVSGRAKLVVLARNAPAVISEEIKYYASLAQIPVYVFNGSSRELGAACNKPFLVSSIAIIDPGESNILLYAQGAT, from the coding sequence ATGAGTAGTGCTGATTTCGTGAGAGAGTTGCAGACAGCCCTGAAAACTGGGAAGGCCACGCTAGGGTATCGGAGCACTTTGAAGGCAGTAGTAAGCGGCAGAGCCAAACTGGTAGTACTGGCGCGGAATGCCCCAGCAGTCATCTCGGAGGAAATAAAATATTACGCTTCTCTGGCTCAAATACCCGTCTATGTCTTCAATGGGAGTAGTCGCGAGCTTGGCGCTGCTTGCAACAAGCCTTTCCTCGTATCCTCAATAGCGATAATCGACCCCGGTGAAAGTAACATCTTGCTGTACGCACAGGGAGCCACATGA
- a CDS encoding NusA-like transcription termination signal-binding factor: MSSSTSNRRLTNEELQMMSLFEQVTNIPPKDCILDPQFNRLIFVVDKGLAGLAVGRSGTKVRILREMFKRDVEIVEDGQSIEELTRNTLYPARVVDVSVKNEGGRKVVVASVPRDQIGLAIGRNGRNAARAKLLLSRYFGVTDLRIVNFES; the protein is encoded by the coding sequence ATGAGCTCAAGTACAAGCAACAGAAGGCTTACCAACGAAGAACTTCAAATGATGAGCCTCTTTGAGCAGGTAACAAACATTCCCCCCAAGGACTGTATTCTAGATCCTCAATTTAATAGGTTAATCTTTGTTGTGGATAAGGGCCTTGCAGGCCTCGCTGTAGGTAGAAGTGGCACGAAAGTGCGCATACTAAGGGAGATGTTTAAACGCGACGTCGAGATAGTCGAGGACGGTCAGAGCATTGAGGAGCTAACAAGGAACACTCTGTACCCTGCAAGAGTCGTAGATGTGTCCGTTAAGAACGAGGGGGGCAGAAAAGTCGTGGTCGCTTCTGTTCCGCGCGATCAGATCGGGCTCGCCATAGGTAGGAACGGTAGGAATGCCGCTAGGGCGAAGCTCCTACTATCCCGGTATTTTGGTGTGACAGACCTTCGGATAGTTAACTTTGAGTCTTGA
- a CDS encoding 30S ribosomal protein S12 translates to MPGSKSPRGMFAARKLELKRKKFRWSDLEYKRRVLQLKKKVDPLEGAPMARGIVIEKVGIESRQPNSAVRKCVRVQLIKNGKVVTAFLPGDGALLFVNEHDEVVIEGIGGPEGRAYGDLPGVRWKVIKVNGVSLKEILRGRKQKPTR, encoded by the coding sequence ATGCCTGGGAGTAAGTCACCTAGAGGCATGTTTGCTGCAAGAAAGCTTGAACTAAAGAGGAAAAAATTCCGGTGGAGTGACTTAGAGTACAAGCGAAGAGTACTGCAGCTGAAGAAGAAAGTTGACCCGCTAGAAGGCGCCCCCATGGCGAGGGGGATAGTGATAGAGAAAGTCGGGATTGAAAGTAGACAGCCAAATAGTGCTGTGAGGAAATGTGTAAGAGTACAGTTAATTAAAAATGGTAAAGTCGTCACCGCCTTCCTCCCCGGTGACGGTGCCTTGCTGTTCGTCAACGAGCACGACGAGGTAGTCATCGAGGGGATAGGCGGGCCCGAGGGAAGAGCTTACGGAGATTTGCCGGGTGTAAGGTGGAAAGTAATTAAAGTAAATGGCGTCTCTCTGAAGGAAATACTGCGAGGGCGGAAGCAGAAGCCTACGAGGTAG
- a CDS encoding DNA-directed RNA polymerase subunit D: MTSPSAPRVIVLESKGNTLTLVFEGVTPALANSIRRAILSEVPTLAIDEVIFAANTSAFWDEMIAHRLGLIPLRVDNELYDALRDCYENHGNDCQVIFSLSEEAIERPKTVMSGHLRFEGIEGVIPFKEGLAIEPTSKYIPIIKLAKGQRLSLTAIARMGVGREHAKWQPVSAIGYKYKPVVNILKREIPEDLATKLVNTCPRRVFGYRDGKLVVINENSCSLCRECAEKFPEVVDVKGDPSTIIMTIESLGGLPPSRIVDVALDVLIGKLEKFHSKVSEAVNAYLAPSLREGSGQSF, encoded by the coding sequence ATGACCTCTCCCTCTGCCCCACGCGTCATTGTCTTGGAGAGCAAGGGGAATACACTCACTCTGGTCTTTGAGGGTGTAACTCCAGCACTCGCTAACAGCATCCGGAGAGCCATTCTTTCCGAAGTCCCTACACTCGCTATTGATGAAGTCATCTTTGCGGCGAATACAAGTGCATTCTGGGACGAGATGATAGCACACAGGCTAGGCCTGATCCCGCTTAGGGTCGACAATGAACTCTACGACGCTCTGAGAGACTGCTACGAGAATCATGGCAACGACTGCCAGGTAATTTTCTCATTGTCAGAAGAAGCTATAGAGCGACCCAAAACTGTTATGAGCGGGCACCTGCGCTTTGAAGGCATTGAGGGCGTTATTCCCTTTAAAGAAGGCTTGGCCATAGAACCCACCTCAAAGTACATACCAATTATCAAGCTTGCCAAGGGACAGCGTCTCTCCTTAACGGCAATTGCCAGAATGGGTGTCGGCAGAGAACACGCTAAGTGGCAACCTGTATCCGCAATCGGGTACAAATACAAACCTGTGGTAAATATTCTGAAGAGAGAGATTCCGGAGGATTTAGCTACCAAGTTGGTCAACACTTGCCCTCGGAGAGTTTTCGGGTACAGGGACGGTAAATTGGTAGTAATCAACGAGAATTCCTGCTCCCTCTGCCGCGAGTGCGCCGAGAAGTTTCCAGAAGTTGTTGACGTGAAGGGCGACCCCTCCACGATCATAATGACTATAGAATCACTGGGGGGCTTGCCTCCGAGTAGAATAGTTGATGTGGCCTTAGACGTTCTCATCGGGAAGCTGGAAAAGTTTCACTCTAAAGTATCGGAGGCTGTCAATGCCTACCTTGCACCTTCACTCAGAGAAGGCTCTGGGCAAAGTTTTTAA
- a CDS encoding 50S ribosomal protein L18e, whose translation MRQTMSTNIYLRRLIHTLKKYSREFKAPVWRDIAERLSRPTRKRVEVNLSRINRHARDGDVIVVPGKVLGSGTLSRKVTVAAWRFSRSAYEKIRKVGEAITIEELLRRNPSGSNVKMIT comes from the coding sequence ATGCGGCAGACGATGTCTACGAACATCTACCTGAGGCGTCTGATACACACTCTGAAGAAGTATAGCAGGGAGTTCAAGGCACCAGTATGGCGAGACATTGCCGAGCGCCTCTCAAGACCTACCAGGAAGCGGGTAGAAGTCAACCTTAGCAGGATTAACAGGCATGCTAGGGATGGCGACGTGATAGTTGTTCCAGGGAAGGTTTTGGGGAGTGGTACCCTGTCCCGTAAGGTTACCGTTGCCGCCTGGCGTTTCTCGCGTAGTGCGTATGAGAAAATAAGGAAAGTCGGGGAGGCAATAACCATTGAGGAGCTTCTCAGGAGAAACCCCTCTGGGAGTAATGTGAAGATGATCACATAG
- a CDS encoding 50S ribosomal protein L13 — MSNVVVIDGTGHVAGRLASVVAKRLLRGESIVVVNAEKIVVTGKSESIIAHHLKRWVEWRTYYNPEKRGPKYHRTPDRLFKRMVRGMLPRDKPRGREALKRLKVFVGVPEEYRNAQLTRIDEALFKNPFVSYLTLGDIYTRLSNRVLEGGER; from the coding sequence TTGAGCAACGTTGTTGTAATTGATGGAACTGGGCATGTTGCAGGTAGACTCGCAAGCGTAGTCGCAAAGAGGCTTCTGCGTGGCGAGAGTATCGTTGTAGTCAACGCTGAAAAAATAGTTGTAACAGGCAAGTCGGAGTCTATAATTGCCCATCATCTCAAGAGATGGGTCGAATGGAGGACATACTACAACCCTGAGAAGAGAGGGCCGAAATACCACAGAACGCCAGATAGGTTGTTCAAGAGAATGGTTCGCGGAATGCTACCTCGCGATAAGCCTAGAGGGCGTGAAGCATTAAAAAGGCTCAAAGTTTTCGTAGGTGTGCCCGAAGAGTACCGCAATGCACAATTAACAAGGATAGATGAAGCACTGTTCAAGAACCCCTTCGTGTCCTACCTCACGCTTGGAGACATCTATACCAGATTATCGAATAGAGTTCTCGAGGGTGGCGAGAGATGA
- a CDS encoding 30S ribosomal protein S9, translated as MKVVLASARRKTARARVVVKEGKGRVFINGVPLEILEPEVVRLKIMEPILLAGDLVKNIDIHAEARGGGIMGQASAIRTAIARAILEWSGSEELKKLYLAYDRHLLVEDPRQAEPKKPHGRSARAKRQKSYR; from the coding sequence ATGAAGGTTGTTTTAGCGTCTGCGCGCAGGAAGACGGCGAGGGCTAGAGTTGTAGTTAAGGAGGGCAAGGGCAGGGTATTCATCAACGGCGTGCCTCTAGAGATATTAGAGCCTGAAGTTGTGAGACTGAAGATAATGGAGCCAATACTCCTTGCCGGCGACCTCGTAAAGAACATAGACATTCATGCTGAGGCCAGAGGGGGAGGCATCATGGGGCAAGCCTCAGCTATCAGAACAGCCATAGCCAGGGCTATACTGGAGTGGAGCGGGAGCGAGGAGCTGAAAAAACTATACCTCGCCTATGATAGACACCTGCTTGTAGAGGATCCGAGGCAGGCAGAGCCGAAAAAACCGCATGGAAGATCTGCACGCGCGAAGAGACAGAAGAGCTACCGCTAG
- a CDS encoding DNA-directed RNA polymerase subunit N: MIFPIRCFTCGSLIGDKWHEFATRVQSGEDPEKVLNELGIRRYCCRRMFLSHVDLVDKILEYGTIEELYLPYKP; this comes from the coding sequence ATGATATTTCCCATCAGGTGCTTCACGTGCGGTAGTTTAATTGGTGATAAATGGCATGAGTTCGCAACTAGAGTTCAGAGCGGAGAAGACCCCGAAAAAGTTCTCAATGAGCTAGGTATTAGACGCTACTGCTGCCGGAGAATGTTTCTCTCCCATGTTGATCTCGTTGACAAGATATTGGAGTACGGGACTATAGAGGAACTGTACCTACCCTATAAGCCCTAG
- the rpsB gene encoding 30S ribosomal protein S2, whose product MRLEFFKEKYLKILKELSLSLSHGVNVTVSLDELKTVEGELLIPLEMYLTAGIRIGTRMKSKFMEPYIYAARPDGLYLLDVKKTDERIRIAARFIARYEPSRVVAVSGRQYGFRPVRKFCGLVGCKPILGRVLPGTFTNPALAHYTEADLLMVTDPRVDEQAIIEAGKVGIPVVALCDSDSPITNVDLIIPTNNRGRKALALVYWLLAREVLRARGDLPPNGELPVPLSDFEAKILTTGEVV is encoded by the coding sequence ATGCGACTGGAGTTCTTCAAAGAGAAATATTTAAAAATATTGAAAGAGTTGAGTCTTAGTCTGTCTCACGGGGTGAACGTTACGGTGAGCTTGGACGAGCTGAAGACCGTGGAAGGCGAGCTACTCATACCGCTAGAGATGTACTTGACGGCAGGCATTCGTATCGGCACAAGGATGAAGAGCAAGTTTATGGAGCCCTACATCTATGCCGCTAGGCCTGACGGCCTTTATCTACTCGACGTCAAGAAGACCGACGAGAGGATTAGAATAGCTGCTCGCTTCATAGCTCGTTACGAACCGAGCCGGGTTGTCGCTGTATCTGGCAGGCAGTACGGCTTTAGGCCTGTCAGGAAGTTCTGCGGGCTCGTAGGCTGTAAGCCCATTCTCGGGAGGGTTTTACCTGGAACTTTCACAAACCCTGCCTTGGCACACTATACCGAGGCTGATTTACTGATGGTGACGGATCCCCGCGTCGACGAGCAGGCTATAATCGAAGCCGGGAAAGTAGGAATACCCGTAGTAGCCTTGTGTGACAGCGACTCGCCGATCACTAACGTCGACCTCATAATCCCAACGAACAATAGAGGTAGAAAGGCCCTAGCCCTAGTTTACTGGCTGTTGGCGAGAGAGGTTCTCAGGGCCCGCGGAGATTTACCTCCCAATGGCGAGCTCCCTGTCCCCCTGTCCGACTTCGAGGCGAAGATACTAACAACTGGAGAAGTAGTCTAG
- the amrB gene encoding AmmeMemoRadiSam system protein B — protein sequence MSKRYPAHAGYFYPKELEALRDAITKTFLHVLGPGKLPPQPPSFTGNLIGVVSPHAGYIYSGHVAAHGYLALAEAGKPEVVVVLGPNHHALGAPVAFDENEVWTTPLGDVELDVELEKEMASREPLLRFDLAAHMYEHSIEVQVPFLQFIFGSDFKLIPISMMLQTPEGARRVARAIVSVMQEHSVKFYVVASSDMSHYVDARVASRKDSLAIEKIKMLDVDGLYNAIIEEDISMCGYGPVMTLMEVARLTGFTKVSLLKYADSGDITGDKSEVVAYASISFAK from the coding sequence ATGTCCAAGAGGTACCCAGCACACGCAGGCTACTTTTATCCCAAAGAACTGGAAGCTCTACGAGATGCGATAACCAAAACATTCCTCCATGTGTTAGGGCCCGGAAAGCTTCCGCCCCAACCACCATCTTTCACCGGTAACCTAATCGGCGTTGTATCGCCACACGCTGGCTACATTTACTCGGGTCATGTTGCCGCACACGGTTACCTTGCACTGGCAGAGGCTGGCAAGCCAGAAGTCGTTGTGGTCTTAGGGCCAAACCACCACGCCCTGGGGGCTCCAGTGGCGTTTGACGAGAATGAGGTCTGGACGACACCTCTAGGGGACGTAGAGCTCGATGTTGAGCTCGAGAAGGAAATGGCTTCACGGGAGCCGCTCCTGCGTTTCGACCTAGCCGCTCATATGTATGAGCACTCCATAGAAGTTCAGGTTCCGTTCCTTCAGTTCATTTTCGGGAGTGACTTCAAGCTTATACCTATCTCGATGATGCTTCAAACGCCCGAGGGTGCAAGGAGGGTGGCTAGGGCAATAGTAAGCGTGATGCAGGAACATAGCGTAAAATTCTACGTGGTTGCCAGCTCCGACATGAGCCACTATGTGGACGCGAGGGTTGCTAGCAGGAAGGACAGTCTGGCAATCGAGAAGATAAAAATGCTTGACGTAGACGGACTGTACAATGCTATAATTGAGGAGGACATATCTATGTGCGGCTACGGCCCCGTTATGACGCTGATGGAGGTTGCAAGGCTCACGGGCTTTACGAAAGTTAGCCTCTTGAAATACGCCGATAGCGGCGACATAACAGGCGATAAGAGCGAAGTCGTGGCATACGCCTCTATCTCCTTTGCAAAGTAG
- the fni gene encoding type 2 isopentenyl-diphosphate Delta-isomerase has product MEFRTTSRKDNHIVLSVKEDVSSRTSPWFEYLRFVHQSILETSLSDVDISASFLGHAVEAPIVISGMTGGTDLAKAINESLARLAQKFKIPIGVGSQRAALEDRSLARTFSVVRENAPDVPVIANIGQSQVAAGVSREEILYLVEMIQADAIAVHINPLQEVLQPEGEPDFRDFVRKLGEFVKESPVPVIIKQTGEGLSRESASKLRGIGIEGIDVGGAGGTSFAVIEGLRSRFYGRDLLEKVASTFADWGVPTAASILEVREIFPDKLLIATGGIRSGVDAAKALRLGADFAGIARPILKELYEGGLSRAEKYLEQVIKELRVTLFLTGSSNLNELRSAPIVIFGDLLHWVKQRGLRVPGWEYGGV; this is encoded by the coding sequence GTGGAGTTCAGGACGACCTCACGCAAAGACAACCACATAGTACTTTCAGTCAAGGAGGATGTCTCTTCGAGAACTTCCCCTTGGTTCGAATACCTGAGGTTTGTCCACCAGTCGATACTGGAAACATCGCTGAGCGATGTCGATATCTCAGCGAGCTTCCTGGGGCATGCTGTTGAAGCACCCATAGTCATTAGCGGCATGACAGGAGGAACCGATCTTGCAAAGGCTATAAACGAATCACTAGCCAGGCTAGCCCAAAAATTCAAAATACCAATAGGCGTGGGTAGCCAGAGAGCGGCACTTGAAGACCGCTCGCTTGCGCGTACATTCTCGGTAGTGCGGGAAAACGCCCCGGACGTCCCAGTAATAGCGAATATAGGCCAGAGCCAAGTCGCTGCCGGAGTGAGTAGGGAGGAAATCCTGTACCTGGTAGAGATGATACAAGCGGATGCTATCGCCGTGCACATAAACCCGCTACAAGAAGTCTTACAGCCAGAAGGGGAACCAGACTTCAGGGACTTCGTAAGGAAGTTAGGAGAATTCGTAAAGGAGTCCCCTGTGCCGGTTATAATCAAACAGACCGGAGAAGGCCTCTCGAGGGAGTCTGCTAGCAAATTACGTGGAATTGGAATTGAAGGCATAGACGTCGGAGGAGCTGGAGGAACGTCCTTCGCGGTGATCGAAGGTCTGAGGTCGCGCTTCTACGGTAGAGATCTCCTGGAGAAAGTGGCGAGCACGTTTGCGGACTGGGGGGTTCCGACCGCGGCCAGTATTCTCGAAGTTAGGGAAATTTTCCCAGACAAGCTACTGATAGCAACTGGTGGTATTAGAAGTGGCGTTGACGCGGCAAAGGCTTTGAGGCTCGGAGCAGACTTCGCCGGAATAGCAAGACCTATACTTAAGGAGCTGTACGAAGGGGGGCTTTCAAGGGCTGAAAAATATCTCGAACAGGTAATTAAAGAGCTCCGGGTCACTCTCTTCCTAACTGGAAGTTCTAACCTCAACGAGTTGCGGAGCGCCCCAATAGTCATCTTTGGGGATCTCCTACACTGGGTGAAGCAGAGAGGACTGCGGGTTCCAGGGTGGGAGTATGGGGGGGTTTGA
- a CDS encoding archease: MGGFEILPHTADVLVKAWGDTLEEALSYAILGFYEVMTDTSKVTSVERKTVRAEGFDLESMLYNLIESLVVLFDEEAFIASRVEGLTYTEDENNKRVEAVLAGEKFNMEKHESRVLIKAATYHLMKIWIQDGKWYLQYVVDI, from the coding sequence ATGGGGGGGTTTGAGATCCTCCCGCATACAGCTGACGTCCTTGTAAAAGCCTGGGGAGATACCCTCGAAGAAGCTTTGTCATATGCGATACTGGGCTTCTATGAGGTCATGACAGATACCAGCAAGGTCACTTCCGTAGAGCGTAAGACAGTCAGAGCAGAGGGATTCGATCTAGAGAGCATGCTCTACAATCTCATCGAGAGTTTAGTAGTACTGTTCGATGAGGAAGCCTTCATTGCCTCAAGAGTTGAAGGGCTCACATACACAGAGGATGAGAATAACAAGAGAGTGGAAGCGGTCTTGGCCGGAGAAAAATTCAACATGGAGAAACACGAGTCGAGAGTCCTTATAAAGGCCGCTACCTACCACTTGATGAAGATCTGGATCCAGGACGGCAAGTGGTATCTCCAATACGTAGTGGACATTTAG
- a CDS encoding HVO_A0114 family putative DNA-binding protein has protein sequence MIKVFIERALTPEDLIEARRIARLRKAYLEYEEEGEEPPMWIREEVPLEVARRLLSDKIVEIVEVLSSKKEYNITKLAEAVHRSPPNIHRDLVFLKKHRLLTFIDRGREKIPVLLFKRVVIEVQSHS, from the coding sequence ATGATAAAGGTCTTTATTGAGAGAGCACTGACACCAGAAGACCTCATAGAAGCAAGGAGAATAGCAAGGCTTAGGAAGGCTTACCTGGAGTATGAGGAAGAGGGAGAAGAGCCACCAATGTGGATTCGCGAGGAGGTGCCGCTTGAGGTGGCACGTAGGCTACTAAGCGATAAAATAGTTGAGATTGTAGAGGTTTTGTCGTCGAAGAAAGAATATAACATCACGAAGCTGGCTGAAGCCGTACACAGGTCGCCTCCAAACATCCATAGAGACCTTGTCTTCCTCAAGAAGCACAGGCTCCTGACGTTCATCGACAGGGGACGTGAGAAGATCCCTGTGCTACTCTTCAAGAGAGTAGTCATCGAGGTGCAGAGCCACAGCTAA
- a CDS encoding RtcB family protein, with product MAPPLRRITEYLWEIPEKYKPGMRVPGLVIADEVLLAKMKEDLTLEQVANVAFLPGIYKYSIVLPDGHQGYGFPIGGVAAFDAEEGVLSPGGVGYDINCGVRVLRTSLMESEVRPKLRELAETLFRKIPSGLGSTSGLELSFSELDRVLEEGVEWAISRGYGWKEDVEHIEEGGRMEGADANAVSREAKQRGRNQLGTLGSGNHFLEIQKVDKIYDPQIAKVLGIEREGQVTVMIHTGSRGLGHQVASDYLKIMERLVHKYKMPLPDRELVSVPATSEEAQRYFAAMKAAANFAWTNRQVITHWVRESFRSVFKKDPDTIDLRVIYDVAHNIAKLEEHLIDGKRVKVYVHRKGATRSFPPGHPDIPSDYKSIGQPVLIPGSMGTASYILVGTQKAMELTFGSSPHGAGRVQSRAEARRSVRGQEIKNELESRGIVVRAASLAVVAEEAPDAYKDVDRVVLVADAVGIAKKIVRMVPIAVVKG from the coding sequence ATGGCTCCTCCATTGAGAAGAATTACAGAGTATCTATGGGAGATACCGGAAAAGTACAAACCAGGAATGAGAGTGCCAGGCTTAGTAATTGCTGATGAAGTCCTGCTAGCTAAAATGAAGGAGGATCTGACTCTAGAGCAAGTAGCCAATGTTGCTTTCCTGCCAGGAATATACAAGTATTCTATTGTACTCCCAGACGGGCACCAAGGATATGGTTTCCCGATAGGTGGCGTAGCAGCCTTCGACGCCGAGGAAGGAGTCCTCAGTCCGGGGGGTGTCGGCTACGACATAAACTGCGGAGTAAGGGTGCTTCGGACAAGCCTTATGGAGTCTGAGGTTAGGCCTAAACTGCGAGAACTCGCTGAAACACTGTTCAGGAAGATCCCCTCAGGACTTGGAAGCACTAGCGGGCTCGAGCTGAGCTTCAGCGAGCTTGATAGAGTTCTCGAGGAAGGTGTCGAGTGGGCAATTTCTCGTGGATACGGCTGGAAGGAAGACGTCGAGCACATCGAGGAAGGCGGGAGGATGGAAGGCGCAGACGCCAATGCTGTGTCAAGGGAAGCTAAACAGAGAGGTAGGAATCAGCTCGGCACGCTTGGGAGCGGGAATCACTTCCTAGAGATTCAGAAGGTAGATAAGATATATGATCCCCAAATAGCCAAAGTCCTTGGTATTGAGAGGGAGGGCCAGGTAACTGTAATGATTCACACGGGGAGTAGAGGCCTTGGACACCAAGTCGCCAGCGACTACCTCAAGATTATGGAGAGGCTCGTTCACAAGTACAAGATGCCGTTGCCCGACCGAGAGCTAGTCTCTGTTCCGGCTACAAGTGAAGAAGCACAGAGGTACTTCGCCGCAATGAAGGCGGCAGCGAATTTTGCATGGACCAATAGGCAGGTCATCACTCACTGGGTAAGAGAAAGCTTCCGCTCTGTTTTCAAGAAAGATCCAGACACTATAGATTTACGTGTAATTTACGACGTGGCCCATAACATTGCAAAATTAGAGGAACATTTAATAGATGGGAAGCGGGTAAAAGTATACGTACACAGGAAGGGGGCTACGCGTAGCTTCCCGCCAGGCCATCCAGACATACCGTCAGACTACAAGAGCATTGGACAGCCCGTGCTTATACCGGGCTCGATGGGCACGGCCAGCTATATACTGGTCGGGACGCAGAAGGCCATGGAGCTGACGTTTGGATCTTCGCCGCACGGCGCGGGCAGGGTGCAGAGCAGAGCCGAGGCGAGGCGTAGCGTTAGAGGGCAGGAGATAAAGAACGAGCTTGAGAGCAGGGGCATTGTGGTGAGAGCAGCAAGCCTGGCCGTTGTTGCCGAAGAAGCTCCAGACGCATATAAAGACGTGGACAGAGTTGTGCTCGTGGCCGATGCCGTCGGCATAGCAAAGAAAATCGTGAGAATGGTTCCGATAGCGGTTGTCAAAGGGTAA
- a CDS encoding 30S ribosomal protein S7 — protein MSEEARATVLKTLSGEEIKLFGKWSLLDVEIRDQSLRRYISLKPVLVPHSEGRHAKKRFGKANVSIVERIANELMRPGRNAGKKILALNIVKRAFEIIELKTGKNPVQVLVWAIENASPREETTRVIYGGILYHVSVDVSPQRRVDLALRFITEGARACSFNNPKTIEECLADEIVAAAYGDSNSYALRKKEEIERIALASR, from the coding sequence ATGTCGGAGGAGGCTAGAGCCACTGTGCTGAAGACTCTGAGTGGAGAGGAAATAAAACTGTTTGGCAAGTGGAGTCTCTTAGACGTAGAAATCAGAGACCAAAGCCTACGTAGGTATATCTCGCTAAAGCCGGTGCTTGTCCCGCACTCAGAAGGGAGACATGCTAAGAAGCGCTTCGGAAAGGCAAACGTATCAATAGTGGAGAGAATCGCAAACGAGTTAATGAGGCCTGGGAGGAATGCCGGCAAGAAAATACTTGCGCTCAACATTGTGAAGAGAGCATTCGAGATCATCGAGCTCAAAACAGGGAAGAACCCTGTCCAAGTCCTAGTTTGGGCAATTGAAAACGCGTCCCCAAGAGAGGAAACTACACGAGTTATATACGGCGGGATTCTCTACCACGTGTCAGTAGACGTATCGCCCCAAAGGCGTGTCGATCTGGCCCTTAGATTTATAACTGAAGGAGCACGCGCCTGCTCTTTCAATAACCCCAAGACTATCGAGGAGTGCCTGGCAGACGAAATCGTTGCCGCTGCATACGGCGACTCGAACAGCTATGCGCTGAGGAAGAAGGAAGAAATAGAGAGGATTGCTCTAGCGTCGCGGTAA
- a CDS encoding replication factor C small subunit translates to MSDVEVWVEKYRPRSLDEIADQEEIVRRLKEFVRTKSLPHLLFAGPPGTGKTTAALALAHDLYGDHWRDNTLELNASDERGIDVIRSRIKDYARTLPIGDVPFKLVILDEADNMTGDAQQALRRTMELFSKNTRFILIANYVSKIIEPIQSRCAVFRFQPLPKGAAIERLKWIASQEGVDVSEEALDVIWEEAQGDLRKAINTLQAASAIKRNVTAEVVYEALGKIRPREVEEMIQSALKGDLVGAREKLRALLYNYGLSGIDIVRFIHREIFSVRKTVRLDTATLAELVSLVAEANYRIVEGSDDEIQLMALLSKLALLAQRQPPGGK, encoded by the coding sequence ATGTCAGACGTCGAGGTATGGGTCGAAAAATACAGGCCCCGTTCTCTTGATGAGATAGCTGACCAGGAGGAAATAGTGCGGCGTCTCAAGGAATTCGTCAGGACAAAGAGCCTCCCGCATCTACTCTTTGCAGGCCCCCCTGGTACCGGTAAGACTACAGCGGCTCTAGCCTTGGCACATGACCTCTACGGTGACCACTGGCGTGACAACACTCTCGAACTGAACGCTAGCGACGAACGTGGAATAGACGTGATAAGGAGCCGTATAAAGGATTACGCCAGGACGCTACCCATCGGGGATGTCCCATTCAAGCTCGTGATCTTGGACGAAGCAGATAACATGACAGGCGATGCGCAACAAGCCCTCAGGAGGACGATGGAGCTTTTCAGTAAGAATACACGCTTTATACTAATTGCGAATTACGTCTCCAAGATAATTGAACCGATACAGTCCCGTTGTGCAGTTTTCCGCTTTCAACCGTTGCCGAAGGGCGCGGCGATCGAGAGGCTTAAGTGGATCGCCTCACAGGAAGGAGTTGACGTCAGCGAGGAAGCACTGGACGTTATTTGGGAAGAGGCGCAGGGTGATTTGAGGAAAGCGATAAATACTCTTCAGGCAGCCTCGGCTATAAAAAGAAATGTTACTGCAGAAGTGGTATACGAGGCACTGGGAAAAATCAGGCCCAGGGAAGTTGAAGAAATGATTCAGAGTGCACTGAAAGGGGATCTCGTAGGGGCCCGAGAAAAGCTTAGAGCCCTGCTCTACAATTACGGCTTATCGGGCATCGATATAGTCCGCTTCATACACAGGGAGATCTTCTCAGTGAGGAAAACAGTCAGGCTGGATACAGCGACTCTAGCAGAGCTAGTATCCCTAGTAGCTGAGGCTAATTATCGCATCGTTGAGGGGTCAGACGACGAGATACAGCTCATGGCTCTCCTGTCAAAACTCGCCTTACTAGCCCAGAGGCAACCCCCAGGCGGGAAGTAA